From Ruminococcus sp. HUN007, a single genomic window includes:
- a CDS encoding HNH endonuclease has product MKKIIDYVDKHAKSVKLLGLTATPFRTSEDEKGALKQIFTDDIIYKVDLQELIDKRILAYPYYEEVETKLDYSEQLGIKALQSIENFDKIPEDIAKKIGGDSERNALIVKNYLDNYEKYGQTIVFTVGKEHAVALNKLFNEKGKKLGIKSDFIVSDIRDEATGITISNKDNERKIDSYRNGDIQVLINVNILTEGTDLPQTHTVFLARPTVSRVLMTQMVGRALRGEKAKGTKEAYIVSFIDNWHDKIAWVNPKILSDEEYFEKDDIHNSRDTQVRWISISKLEEFAMMADSNVDTSRLDSIPMIERIPLGMYLLKMDDATYTILIYSSNKEAYSSLIADLKAREFVNEFTEESMNEMIDICMEKYFSEDLIPQCKRSDIEHLIKYFAERPFEPLFITLDELDRKKLDASDVAKYIYENDLSRKSEREYIDKLWNEDGSVVPVYFSNQYFFKKMIEIELDKLNGYIKVSNVEPQSQSEIIEARKLSLYDLIQRFPKTGIELREKVYNKAKNAAGQYVCACCKKVFDTRQFLHVDHIVPMSKGGLTEEDNLQVLCRTCNMQKGDK; this is encoded by the coding sequence ATAAAAAAAATTATAGACTATGTTGATAAGCATGCAAAATCAGTAAAGCTGCTTGGTCTTACTGCTACTCCGTTCCGTACTTCTGAAGATGAAAAGGGTGCTTTAAAACAGATCTTTACTGATGATATCATTTATAAAGTTGATCTTCAGGAGCTGATCGATAAAAGAATCCTTGCATATCCTTATTATGAAGAAGTTGAAACAAAGCTGGATTATTCAGAACAATTAGGGATTAAAGCGCTGCAGAGTATTGAAAACTTTGATAAAATCCCAGAGGACATTGCCAAAAAGATCGGGGGAGATTCCGAACGTAACGCTCTCATTGTAAAAAATTATCTTGATAATTATGAGAAATATGGTCAGACTATTGTTTTTACGGTTGGAAAAGAGCATGCTGTTGCACTAAATAAACTTTTTAATGAAAAGGGAAAAAAGCTGGGTATAAAATCTGATTTTATAGTTTCAGACATTAGAGATGAAGCAACTGGTATAACCATTTCCAATAAAGATAATGAAAGAAAAATTGATAGTTACCGTAATGGTGATATTCAAGTCCTTATTAATGTAAATATTCTTACTGAAGGAACAGATTTGCCTCAAACGCATACTGTATTTCTTGCTCGTCCTACTGTTTCCCGCGTGCTTATGACTCAGATGGTAGGTAGAGCATTGCGCGGTGAAAAAGCAAAAGGTACAAAAGAAGCGTATATAGTTAGCTTTATAGATAACTGGCATGACAAAATCGCCTGGGTTAATCCAAAAATCCTCAGTGATGAAGAGTATTTTGAGAAAGATGATATTCATAACAGTCGCGACACTCAAGTTCGCTGGATCTCAATTTCAAAGCTTGAAGAATTTGCTATGATGGCAGATTCAAATGTAGATACATCTCGTCTGGACAGCATACCTATGATTGAGCGAATTCCACTTGGCATGTATCTTCTTAAAATGGATGACGCAACTTATACTATTCTGATTTACAGCAGCAATAAGGAAGCATACAGCAGTCTTATTGCAGATTTAAAAGCCAGAGAATTTGTGAATGAATTCACTGAAGAATCTATGAACGAGATGATAGATATTTGTATGGAAAAATACTTCAGTGAAGATTTGATTCCGCAATGTAAACGATCAGACATTGAACATCTGATTAAGTATTTTGCAGAAAGGCCATTTGAACCATTGTTTATTACGCTAGATGAACTTGACAGAAAGAAACTTGACGCTTCTGATGTCGCAAAGTACATATATGAGAACGACTTATCCAGAAAATCAGAAAGAGAATATATTGATAAACTCTGGAATGAAGATGGCAGTGTCGTTCCGGTTTATTTCTCAAACCAGTATTTCTTTAAGAAAATGATTGAAATAGAACTCGATAAGTTAAATGGTTATATCAAGGTTTCAAATGTTGAACCTCAATCCCAGTCTGAGATTATAGAAGCCAGAAAATTAAGCCTTTATGATCTCATACAGCGTTTCCCAAAAACAGGCATAGAATTACGTGAAAAGGTTTATAATAAAGCTAAGAATGCAGCTGGTCAGTATGTTTGCGCATGCTGTAAAAAAGTGTTTGATACAAGACAGTTTCTTCACGTTGATCATATTGTTCCTATGTCAAAGGGTGGACTTACAGAAGAAGATAATCTGCAGGTGCTTTGCAGAACTTGCAATATGCAAAAAGGGGATAAGTAA
- a CDS encoding DEAD/DEAH box helicase family protein has translation MSNNTTMNINCKEITPANGHNPRTLYEHQAEAIKALNDIDKKPEFRTMLVLPTGGGKTLTAVNWLLKNAVDKGKKILWIAHRQLLLEQAAETFTLNAYTDDMINHTVFNYRLVSGVHDKPVNIKQDDNVIIAGKDSLVRSLEKLDKWIKNEDIYFVIDEAHHAVARSYKKNYRLC, from the coding sequence ATGTCAAACAATACTACTATGAATATTAATTGTAAGGAGATTACACCGGCTAATGGTCATAATCCTAGAACTTTGTATGAGCATCAGGCTGAGGCGATAAAGGCTCTTAATGATATTGATAAGAAGCCGGAATTCAGAACAATGCTTGTACTTCCTACAGGCGGAGGGAAAACTTTAACAGCAGTAAACTGGCTTCTTAAAAATGCTGTAGATAAAGGGAAAAAGATACTCTGGATAGCTCATCGTCAGTTGCTTTTGGAACAGGCTGCCGAAACATTTACGTTGAATGCATATACAGATGATATGATCAATCATACAGTCTTCAATTATCGACTGGTATCCGGAGTACACGATAAACCGGTAAATATAAAACAGGATGATAATGTGATCATAGCAGGAAAAGACAGCTTAGTACGCAGTCTTGAAAAGCTTGATAAGTGGATTAAAAACGAAGATATTTATTTTGTTATTGACGAGGCTCACCATGCAGTAGCTAGGTCTTATAAAAAAAATTATAGACTATGTTGA
- a CDS encoding IS5 family transposase — MNGQLSFSDMEYSLRKRQGKKEAFLNRMEEIIPWDSWIQIIAPYYPSGNHGRPVKGIETMLRMYLLQDWFNLSDEGVEDAIYDSYAMRKFMKINFMHEQVPDATTLLKFRHLLEEHNIGDAIFKDVNDRLEKAGLIMHGGTIVDATIIAAPSSTKNAKGERDPEMHQTKKGNQWYHGMKVHAGVDAGTGYVHTITGTAANVHDSTEASKLIRNDDEIMYGDSGYLGVPAQNAIKQDEHHKNMKFEINKRPSSLKTSDDYNGINWDKKMEHDKSSVRCKVEHAFLIVKNTFGYSKVAYKGIKKNMNRFNFLFASANLLMCSRAGRTAEFCKG; from the coding sequence ATGAACGGACAGTTAAGTTTCAGCGATATGGAATATTCCCTTAGAAAGCGTCAGGGAAAAAAAGAAGCGTTTCTTAATAGAATGGAAGAGATAATTCCATGGGATTCATGGATTCAGATAATCGCTCCTTACTATCCGTCAGGTAATCATGGCAGACCTGTAAAAGGTATCGAGACCATGCTTAGAATGTATCTTCTTCAGGATTGGTTCAATCTATCAGATGAAGGTGTCGAAGATGCTATTTATGATAGCTATGCAATGAGAAAATTCATGAAAATAAATTTTATGCATGAACAAGTTCCGGATGCAACAACATTACTGAAGTTTCGACATCTTCTTGAAGAACATAATATCGGCGACGCTATTTTCAAGGACGTTAATGATCGACTTGAAAAGGCAGGACTTATCATGCATGGTGGTACAATTGTTGACGCAACAATAATTGCAGCACCAAGTTCAACAAAGAATGCCAAGGGAGAACGTGATCCTGAAATGCATCAGACTAAGAAAGGCAATCAGTGGTATCATGGAATGAAGGTACATGCTGGAGTAGATGCTGGAACAGGATATGTGCATACAATAACCGGAACAGCGGCAAATGTGCATGATTCCACTGAAGCATCTAAGCTTATTCGCAATGATGATGAAATAATGTACGGCGATTCTGGTTATCTTGGTGTTCCGGCACAGAATGCCATAAAACAGGATGAGCATCATAAAAACATGAAGTTTGAAATCAATAAAAGACCGTCAAGTTTAAAAACCTCAGATGACTATAACGGTATTAACTGGGATAAAAAGATGGAGCATGATAAGTCATCAGTAAGATGCAAAGTGGAACATGCTTTCCTCATTGTAAAGAATACATTTGGATACTCAAAAGTAGCATACAAAGGAATAAAAAAGAACATGAATAGATTCAATTTTCTATTCGCATCAGCAAATTTGCTGATGTGTTCTCGTGCAGGAAGAACTGCAGAATTTTGCAAGGGGTAA